From one Mytilus trossulus isolate FHL-02 chromosome 10, PNRI_Mtr1.1.1.hap1, whole genome shotgun sequence genomic stretch:
- the LOC134686958 gene encoding translocator protein-like isoform X2, whose protein sequence is MSEYIAPVGATLLPHIGGVLGGFVSRKNMKTWFEHLEKPSWKPPNWVFGPVWTTLYTSMGYASYMVWRDGGGFNGEATLPLALYGSQLALNWAWSPLFFGAHKIGASLIEMGFLWGTAGACGYAFGTINRTAGLLFIPYMAWLTLATALTYRIWKDNKDKID, encoded by the exons ATGTCAGAATACATTGCACCAGTGGGAGCTACGTTACTACCTCATATTGGAGGAGTCTTGGGTGGTTTTGTGTCAAGAAAGAACATGAAGACATGGTTTGAG caTTTAGAAAAACCTTCATGGAAACCACCTAACTGGGTTTTTGGTCCAGTCTGGACAACCTTATACACAAGTATGGGATATGCCTCGTACATGGTGTGGAGAGATGGTGGTGGTTTTAATGGTGAAGCAACACTACCACTTGCCTTATATGGTTCACAACTTGCACTTAACTGGGCTTGGTCACCCCTCTTTTTTGGTGCTCATAAAATAGGGGCT tctttAATTGAGATGGGATTTCTATGGGGAACAGCAGGTGCTTGTGGATATGCCTTTGGAACTATCAATAGAACTGCTGGTTTACTGTTCATTCCATACATGGCATGGTTGACATTGGCAACAGCTTTAACATACAGAATATGGAAAGACAATAAAGACAAAATAGATTAA
- the LOC134686958 gene encoding translocator protein-like isoform X1, with product MSKMSEYIAPVGATLLPHIGGVLGGFVSRKNMKTWFEHLEKPSWKPPNWVFGPVWTTLYTSMGYASYMVWRDGGGFNGEATLPLALYGSQLALNWAWSPLFFGAHKIGASLIEMGFLWGTAGACGYAFGTINRTAGLLFIPYMAWLTLATALTYRIWKDNKDKID from the exons ATGTCAGAATACATTGCACCAGTGGGAGCTACGTTACTACCTCATATTGGAGGAGTCTTGGGTGGTTTTGTGTCAAGAAAGAACATGAAGACATGGTTTGAG caTTTAGAAAAACCTTCATGGAAACCACCTAACTGGGTTTTTGGTCCAGTCTGGACAACCTTATACACAAGTATGGGATATGCCTCGTACATGGTGTGGAGAGATGGTGGTGGTTTTAATGGTGAAGCAACACTACCACTTGCCTTATATGGTTCACAACTTGCACTTAACTGGGCTTGGTCACCCCTCTTTTTTGGTGCTCATAAAATAGGGGCT tctttAATTGAGATGGGATTTCTATGGGGAACAGCAGGTGCTTGTGGATATGCCTTTGGAACTATCAATAGAACTGCTGGTTTACTGTTCATTCCATACATGGCATGGTTGACATTGGCAACAGCTTTAACATACAGAATATGGAAAGACAATAAAGACAAAATAGATTAA